The genomic interval GGTGGCGTTCAGGGCGCCGGCTGCGACGTTGGTCAGCTTCACCGCCGTGCCGGCCGGGTTGAAGGTCACCTGAGTTTTCGTTGAGGCGTCGTCGTACTTCACCGCCACGGCGGCGGTATTGGTCACGCTGGTGTTGAGGTTGGTCAGGGCTGCGCCGACATCGCTGCTGACCAGCGGGCCGGTGTTGGCCCCCGTGGCGCTGATGCTGTTGGTCGAGTAGCTCGGCGCCGTCCACGCGCCAGTTGTCGCGTTGACCGCCGCGCCGCCGCCGAGGGCCGACGCCGTGTTCTGGCTGTTGGCAAACAACTGCGAGCCGTTCACGGCGTCGGTGCTGGTGGCGCTCAACACACCGGCCGCGACGTTGGTCAGCTTCACCGCCGTGCCCACCGGGTTGAAGGTCACCTGGGTCTTGGTCGCGGCATCGTCGTACTTCACCGCTACGGCGGCGGTGTTGGTCACGCTGGTGTTGAGGTCAGTCAGCGCTGCGCCGACGTTGTTGCTGATCAGCGGGCCGGTGTTGGCGCCCGTGGCGCTGATGCTGTTGGTCGAATAGCTCGGTGCGGTCCAGATTCCGGTGTTCGCATCCAGCGTTGCGCCGCCGCCCAGTGCGGTCGCGGTGTCCTGCCCGGCCTTGTTCAGTTGGCTGACGTTGACGGCATCGGTGGCGCTGGAGCCAGCGGCAAGGCCGGTGATGCGGCGGCCGTTGGCGCCGTTGGCGATGTTCACTTCCCCGCCCGCCGTCGCCGTGCCGCCAACGCCATAAGCTGCATTGCCCAGCGTCGCGCCAGTCGCGGACGAGTTGGAGCCCAGCGCCACACCATTGGCAAGTGTCGCGCTCGCGAGCGGGCCGATGGCGACGCTGTCCTGGCCGGTCGCGCTGCTGTCGGCCAGTGTCGAGTTGCTGTGGAAATACTTGATGCCGGCGCCGTTGTTGACCAGGTTGTCGACGGTCTGGTTGGTCGCGAACAGCTGCGAGCCGTTCACCGCGTCGGTGCTGGTGGCGTTCAACACGCCGGCCGCAACGTTGGTCAACTTCACAGAGGTGCCCGCTGGGTTGAAGGTCACCTGGGTCTTGGTCGCGGCATCGTCGTACTTCACCGCCACGGCGGCGGTGTTGGTCACGCTGGTGTTGAGGTTGGTCAGCGCGGTGCCGACGTCACTGCTGACCAACGGGCCGGTGTTGGCGCCGGTGGCGCTGATGCTGTTGGTCGAGTAGCTCGGTGCCGTCCACGCGCCAGTTGTCGCATTGACCGCCGCACCGCCGCCCAATGCCGACGCCGTGTTCTGACTGTTGGCGAACAACTGCGAACCGTTCACCGCGTCGGTGCTGGTGGCGTTCAACACGCCGGCCGCAACGTTGGTCAACTTCACAGAGGTGCCCGCAGGGTTGAAGGTCACCTGGGTCTTGGTCGCGGCATCGTCGTACTTCACCGCCACGGCGGCGGTGTTGGTTACGCTGGTGTTGAGGTTGGTCAGCGCGGTGCCGACGTCATTGCTGACCAACGGGCCGGTGTTGGCGCCGGTGGCGCTGATGCTGTTGGTCGAGTAGCTCGGTGCCGTCCACGCACCGGTTGCCGCGTTGGCCGCCGCGCCGCCGCCGAGGGCCGACGCCGTGTTCTGGCTGTTGGCGAACAACTGCGAACCGTTCACCGCGTCGGTGCTGGTGGCGTTCAGTGCGCCGACAGCGATATTGGTCAACTTGACCGCCGCCCCCGCCGGGTTGAAGGTCACTTGAGTCTTGGTCGCAACGTTGTCGTATTTCACGGCCACGGCGGCGGTGTTGGTCACGCTGGTGTTGAGGTTGCTCAGTGCCGAACCGACGTTATTGCTGACCACCGGACCGGTGTTGGTGCCGGCAGTGTTGATACTGTTGATGGAGTAGCTCGGCGCCGTCCATGCACCGGTGGTCGCGTTGAGTGCGGCGCCGCCGCCCAGGGCCGTCGCCGAATCCTGCCCCATCTTGTTCAGTTGGCTGACGTTGACGGCATCGGTGGCGCCGGAGCCGGCGGCAAGGCCGGTGATGCGGCGGCCGTTGGTTCCGTTGGCAATGTTCACTTCGCCGCCCGCCGTCGCCGTGCCGCCAACACCGTAAGCCGCATTGGTCAGTGTCGTGCCTGTGGCGGACGAGTTGGAGCCCAACGCCACGCCGTTGGCGATAGTCACGGAAGCATTGGCCCCCACCGCCGTGCCGCTGGCGGCAGACACCGCGGCAGAGGAACCCAGCGCCAGACCGGCGGTGCCCGCCGACGTTATCGAAGATTTAACGCCCAATGCCGTCGCATCCGTGGCCGCCACACCAACGCCCCAACCGATACCGGTCGCGTTGTTGCCCGTGACGTTGATCTGCCGTCCAAGCGCAATGGAGTTGTTGCCCGATGCCACGGCGGCATCGCCTATCGCGATACTGATGTTACTCGCGGTGGTGGTTGAGCCCCCGCTGATCGCGATGGAGTTATCGGCTGCGCTGGAACCGCCACCCAGATTGGCGGCGGCCATTACGCCAGGGCTGAGGGTGCCCGACGACAATGCGACCACAATAGCGGCCATGGTCGCCCGTTGGGGTGCCGGACCGCTCCGGGTCTTCTTGTCAGCCAGTTCTGACGCCACTACCCAGCAGCGCAACGAGGTGTTCCAGACCACCGAAAATATTCTGTTCATCACTGCACTGGCCTCAAGCCAGCCTCCGAAACCCGCGTCATCCATGGCGTGATGACTTCCGCCTTCAACTCGATTGCGGATACGGAGCTTTGCCGACAAACATCGAATCACGTCATTGGCCGACGGGAATTCAAACTTCGTTTGACATAGCGAACAGGCATCACAATGGAATCAAGTGAATGTATTGTCTCGACTCGATCCGCGGATTCAGTTAGGAAATTTCCTGCTGTTTGTAGGAAATTTCCCAAGTAACAAACATCAATAAACTCATTTAAGCGCCCATAAAAAAACGCCAAAAAACATGAGTAACTGTCTTTGGCGTTATGCACTTGCGAATGAACTTATACATACAGTTCAACCACTGGCCTCGATCCCCCGCTGAAGATCCAGCCAGTTCAACAGACTGGCGGCCGACATCGGCCGCGCGCACAAGTAACCTTGCCCTTGGGTACACCCCAGTTCCAGCAGCACGGTGCGCTGTTCTTCGGTTTCGATCCCTTCGACCACCACCGACATGCCCAACGCCTCGCCCAGGGCCAGGGTGCTGCTGATCACGGCCCGGCGTCGCGGTTCATGCCTAAGCCCGCGCACGAACTCGCCGTCCAGTTTGATTTCGTTGAACGGCAACTGACACAGCCGTTGCAGCGAGGAGAACCCTGCGCCGAAGTCGTCGATGGACAGACTGCAGCCCATCATCCGCAGACGCACCAGGCTTTCCAGGCTGATCGCCGGGGCCTCGAGCAGGCCCGTTTCGGTCAGCTCGAAGGTCAGCCCGGAACCGGGCAGGCCGTGCGCCGCCAACAGGGCCTGAATCCGGCCGGTCAGCAGCGGATTGACCAGTTGCCCGGCGTGCAGGTTGAACGCCACATTCAGGGCGACGCCCTGATCGAGGGTCTGACGCTGGAGCCTCAGCCCCTGCTCCAGTTGCAGGAACAGCAATTCGTCCAGCAGCCCGCAACGCTCGATCACCGGCATGAACACCGAGGGCGGCAAAACGCCTTTGAAAGGATGGTGCCAACGGGCCAGCGCTTCGATGCTGCACACGTCACCGGTCTGCAGATTGAACTTGGGCTGAAAGTAGGTGTGCAACTGGTGGTCGGCGAGCGCCTGGCGAACCTCCTCTTCGGAGGCCGGCACGACAGGCAGCGTATCCGCTTCGTTGTCGGGTTCGTTCAGGTGCCTGGCCAGCAGCAGCTGCAAGGCCTGCGGTTGCGACAGCTTGCCGGCATCGTCCTGCAGCGCCATGCCCAGCAGCGAAATCAGTTGCCCCGCCACACTGCCCGCATCGGCCGCCAGCGCACCGCTGATGATGATCGCCCCTCCCTGCCCGGCACGCCCCAGGGTCTGCAACAGGCCCGGTACATCCTGCCGCCCCTGGCTCAGCACACACAGCGTGACGTCCACCGGACCGAACTGTTCGAGGTCCGCGAACGCCTGACGGTCATCCGCGACCACCAGAACCTCCCGGCATCCGCCCTGCCGCAGCCTGTTGGCCACCCTCAACGTGCGGGAAGCGTTGTCGCCGATAACCAAGACGCGTAGTGGGAGCATGGGCATGGAAGCAGCTCACTCTGGAAGGAATGAGCCCATTGTCCGGCGTTGAACCAGCGGTATCTCTAGGAAACGTCCTTTTGAATGTAGGAAATTTCCGAAAACTAATAGGCCATCCAGACTGCTCGGATCAGGGAGGACAGCAGACTCAAGACTCCACCGTGCCCGGATCACCGATCCGGTGCTCCAACGTGTGCGCCAGGCGCTCCATCGCTTGCTGCAACGCATCCACCGCCTCGGTCAGGGCGGCGGCGTCAGCCCCCATGCAGATGGCCTCCAGTTGCTCGCAGCACTGAATCAGGCCGCCCGCCTTGATGATCCGCGCCCCGCCCTTGACCCGGTGGGCCAGGTCGGAAAGCCCCGACAAGTCGTGTTCGCCGAACAGCTTGATCAGCCGCAACATGTCCTCTTCGTTGCTGCTGGCCAGATCCCCCAACAGTTTCCTGACGGCGCTCTGGTCGCCCCGGGTCAGCTGCTGCAAGCTGTTCAGGTTGATGTCGCCTTCGGCAGCAGGGCTGGCGGCACCCTGCGCGGGCGACTCCGCGGCGGACTGCACCGAGGCCAGGCGGGTGCTCAGGTCACCCAGGCTGATCGGTTTGAAGAGGCAGTCGTCCATCCCCTCCGCCAGGCAGCGGTCCTTTTCCTCCGGCTGGGCATTGGCGGTCAGTCCGAGGATCAAGCAAGGCCCGGCTCCCGTGGACTGCTCTTCGTCGCGGATGGCCCGGGTCAATTCATAGCCGTTCATCACCGGCATGTTGCAGTCGGTGATCACCACATCGAAACGGCCGTTGCGCCAGGCGCGCAGGCCATGGGCGCCGTCCTCGGCGTCGCTGACGCTGTGGCCGAGGTAGGACAGCTGCTGGGAAAGCAGCAAGCGGTTGGCCGGGTAGTCGTCGATCACCAGGATGTTGAGCACGCTCGCCTGGTCCGTGAGCTCGGCCGCCGGCAGTTCGGCGGCCGGCACCGGTTGCAGGATCAAAAGATCCAGGCAGATGTCGATCTGCGTGCCCTTGCCTGGGGCACTGGTCAGGTGCAGCTCGCCGTCCATCATTTCGCACAGGGTGCGGCTGATGACCAGACCCAGCCCCGAACCGCCCCGCGCCGACTGATGATTGTTGCGGGCCTGGCCGAACGGGTTGAACAGCAGCGCCTGGTCTTCGGCCGATATGCCGATGCCGGAGTCCTTCACCTGAACATGGATCCTCAGGCGTTCGCCGCACGCACCCAGCACCGCCTGAACGCTCAGGCGCACTTCGCCTTCGTCGGTGAACTTGATGGCGTTGCTCAGCAGGTTGGACAGGATCTGCTTGAAGCGCAGGGGGTCGATCAGCACGTCGCGGCTGGCCTTGAGATCGAAGTCCAGCAGCAGCCTCAAACCCTTCTGCCGGGCCACGCCCTCGAACATACGCACCACCGACTCGACCAGCTCCCGCAGGCTGGCCCGCTCCGGGGTCAGGGACAGCCGGCCGGACTCGATCCGCGCGATGTCGAGGATGTCGCCGATCAGGTCCAGCAAGCCCCTGGCCGCGCCCGAGGCGACCTCGATGGCAAAGCGGTCCATGACGCCTTGGTCGGCCTTCTTCATCGCCAGTTCGAGCATGCCGATCACGGCATTCATCGGGGTGCGGATCTCGTGGCTCATGGTCGCCAGGAAGGTGGTTTTCGCCCGGTTGGCGTCGTCGGCGCTTTTCTTGGCGCTCTGCAGTTGGTCCATCAGGCGCTGACGGTCGCTGATGTCGATCCAGCCGGCGATGATGCCCATCACCACGCCTTCGCTGGTGTGGTACGGCAGCATCCAGTGATACACCGTGTGCACCACGCCGTCGCTGTGGATGTAGGTGCGGTCCTGGATCCAGCGCGTGCCGCTCTCCATGACCTTGACGTATTCGGCCTGGAAGGTCTGGGCGTCGGAATGCCCCACCACCGGGCTGTCGGTCAGCCGCTTGCCCATCACGGCCTCGCGCGGCAGGCCCAGGGCGTCGAGGTAGGCCGAGTTGCAGCTGATCAGCCGGCCTTCGCGGTCGCGCACGTAAATCGCATGGGGCGTGCCGTCGATCAAGGCGCGCATGAATTCCATCTGGTCGTTGAGCGCCCGCTCGGCCTTTTCCCGGGTGTACACCAGTTTGCGCAGATGAATGATCCAGACCGCCGCCAGCATCAGCAACAGCGCAAAGATGACAAAGCCCTGAATGACCGCCGAACGGTGATGCAGCCAGCTGTCGTTGTCGATCACCACGTCGTGGCGCCAGCGGCTGGTCAGTTCGTCGAGTTCTTCCGGGGGAATGCTTTGCAGGGCCTTGTCCAGGATCGAGTACAGCTCCAGCGCCCCGCGGTCGGTGGCGAACCCGGTCGGCGCCGACAGCGGGCCGACGACCGCGGCCACCCGCAGGCGGTCGCGGTACTGGCGCAGAATCATGTAGCGCCCGTTGATCAGCGAATTGAGCGCACCGTCCGCTTCGCCTTTGTCCACCAGCGCCAAGGCTTCGGCCGACGTTGTTGTCTCGATGAGCCGGATGCCCGGGAAAGACTCACGGATATAGTCTTGCAGCGCATTGCCGCGGCGCATCGCCAGGCGTTTGCCGACCATGGCTTGCAGCGATTGCGCCCTGTCCGGCAGGTCCCGCGTGATCAGCACGAACGGGCTGGTCAGGTAAGGCCGGGTGAAACGCAGCTCGCCTTCACGGGCCGTGCTGGGGGTGAAGGCCGCGATCAGGTCCGCCTTGCCGGCCCGGATCTGCTCGATCAGCTTTTCCATCGAGCTGCTGCGCAGCACATCGAACTTCAGCCCCGTGCGCTGGCTGACTTTGGCCAGCACCTCGGCGCCGATGCCCCGGAACTCGCCCTGCCCGTCAAAGAAGGAGACCGGCGGAAGGCCGTCGTTGACGGCCACGGTCAGGCGCGGATGGTTTTGCATCCAGCGCTGTTCGGCGGCGGTGAACGGGAGCGGATCCAGGCCGGCGACATTGAGGTCCCCCGCCCCCCACCGACGCAGGATCGCCATGCGGTCGCTGATCGGGATCACCTCCAGCGCAGCGTTGAGAATGTGCAGCAACTGGCTGTTGCGCTGGTTCAGGGCGAAGGAGAAATGCGTGTTGAGCACACCCGATAGCGTCGTCAGGTAGACATCGTTGAGGAAGTACTTGCCCACCAGATAATGGGTGCTGACGGCATCGCCCAGGTAAGCGTCCGCCTGATTGAACGCCACGGCGCCGATGGCGTTCTGGGCCGAGGTATGGAACTGGAGCTCGGATTTGGGGTAGTTCGCGACGACCGCATCCGTCGGCTGAAGGTGGTCGACGATGGCGA from Pseudomonas ekonensis carries:
- a CDS encoding EAL domain-containing protein produces the protein MVADDRQAFADLEQFGPVDVTLCVLSQGRQDVPGLLQTLGRAGQGGAIIISGALAADAGSVAGQLISLLGMALQDDAGKLSQPQALQLLLARHLNEPDNEADTLPVVPASEEEVRQALADHQLHTYFQPKFNLQTGDVCSIEALARWHHPFKGVLPPSVFMPVIERCGLLDELLFLQLEQGLRLQRQTLDQGVALNVAFNLHAGQLVNPLLTGRIQALLAAHGLPGSGLTFELTETGLLEAPAISLESLVRLRMMGCSLSIDDFGAGFSSLQRLCQLPFNEIKLDGEFVRGLRHEPRRRAVISSTLALGEALGMSVVVEGIETEEQRTVLLELGCTQGQGYLCARPMSAASLLNWLDLQRGIEASG
- a CDS encoding transporter substrate-binding domain-containing protein, which codes for MKTLLRCCALAACLLGQWESASPVQAAVQALNLFGRSTDELPAVVLEEADWRWLRNKGSLRLGAALPDNAPFGMITGGQDYEGITADYAALLAGMLHIKIEVLRYDSRNEAMQALRDGEVDLVGAVNSFDGTDPELALTTAYVQAPSVLVTRSGASKALAPDLAGERLAIVDHLQPTDAVVANYPKSELQFHTSAQNAIGAVAFNQADAYLGDAVSTHYLVGKYFLNDVYLTTLSGVLNTHFSFALNQRNSQLLHILNAALEVIPISDRMAILRRWGAGDLNVAGLDPLPFTAAEQRWMQNHPRLTVAVNDGLPPVSFFDGQGEFRGIGAEVLAKVSQRTGLKFDVLRSSSMEKLIEQIRAGKADLIAAFTPSTAREGELRFTRPYLTSPFVLITRDLPDRAQSLQAMVGKRLAMRRGNALQDYIRESFPGIRLIETTTSAEALALVDKGEADGALNSLINGRYMILRQYRDRLRVAAVVGPLSAPTGFATDRGALELYSILDKALQSIPPEELDELTSRWRHDVVIDNDSWLHHRSAVIQGFVIFALLLMLAAVWIIHLRKLVYTREKAERALNDQMEFMRALIDGTPHAIYVRDREGRLISCNSAYLDALGLPREAVMGKRLTDSPVVGHSDAQTFQAEYVKVMESGTRWIQDRTYIHSDGVVHTVYHWMLPYHTSEGVVMGIIAGWIDISDRQRLMDQLQSAKKSADDANRAKTTFLATMSHEIRTPMNAVIGMLELAMKKADQGVMDRFAIEVASGAARGLLDLIGDILDIARIESGRLSLTPERASLRELVESVVRMFEGVARQKGLRLLLDFDLKASRDVLIDPLRFKQILSNLLSNAIKFTDEGEVRLSVQAVLGACGERLRIHVQVKDSGIGISAEDQALLFNPFGQARNNHQSARGGSGLGLVISRTLCEMMDGELHLTSAPGKGTQIDICLDLLILQPVPAAELPAAELTDQASVLNILVIDDYPANRLLLSQQLSYLGHSVSDAEDGAHGLRAWRNGRFDVVITDCNMPVMNGYELTRAIRDEEQSTGAGPCLILGLTANAQPEEKDRCLAEGMDDCLFKPISLGDLSTRLASVQSAAESPAQGAASPAAEGDINLNSLQQLTRGDQSAVRKLLGDLASSNEEDMLRLIKLFGEHDLSGLSDLAHRVKGGARIIKAGGLIQCCEQLEAICMGADAAALTEAVDALQQAMERLAHTLEHRIGDPGTVES